The Acidimicrobiia bacterium genome has a window encoding:
- the aroH gene encoding chorismate mutase, producing MRLLALRGAITCAENSKAEIDTKTQRLVREMLKRNALVHDEIVSVIFTATDDLTAEFPAAAARAIGLGDVPLLCARELNIDHGMARCIRVLMHLQVEGPRAPLHHVYLEGARLLRDDLPE from the coding sequence GTGAGGCTGCTGGCGCTGCGGGGCGCAATCACCTGTGCCGAGAACTCGAAGGCCGAGATCGACACCAAGACCCAGCGGCTGGTCCGGGAGATGCTCAAGCGCAACGCACTCGTGCACGACGAGATCGTGAGCGTCATCTTCACCGCGACCGACGATCTCACCGCCGAGTTCCCCGCCGCCGCGGCGCGCGCGATCGGTCTCGGCGACGTGCCGTTGCTCTGCGCGCGCGAGCTCAACATCGACCACGGCATGGCGCGCTGCATCCGTGTGCTCATGCACCTCCAGGTCGAGGGTCCGCGCGCCCCGCTGCACCACGTGTACCTCGAGGGTGCGCGCTTGCTCCGCGACGACCTTCCCGAGTG
- a CDS encoding ScpA family protein, with protein sequence MGYEVQTPVFEGPFDLLLHLILREEVDLFEVSLARIVDRYLDEIGKLDRLDLDMATEFLLIAATLVDLKARRLLPGREDDPDLDDELSRWDERDYLIARLLECKTFKDASQHLLQVMQDAQRSLARVAGPEEPFASLAPDPLERVKLADFLAAAQRGLAPKVEPEVRTDHVAPVRASVREAIETVLALLPESGAVDFRDLVVGTSERLEIVVRFLACLELYKQGLVDLEQLTTFSELRVRPLAIGERAGIDLVIDPDWDDEPLEMTIVDELAGEELAGEAPAAESDDEHAHVAEVRA encoded by the coding sequence ATGGGTTACGAGGTCCAGACGCCGGTCTTCGAGGGCCCCTTCGACCTACTGCTCCACCTGATTCTGCGGGAGGAGGTCGACCTCTTCGAGGTGAGCCTCGCCCGCATCGTCGACCGCTATCTCGACGAGATCGGGAAGCTCGATCGCCTCGACCTCGACATGGCGACCGAGTTCCTGCTCATCGCCGCGACCCTCGTCGACCTCAAGGCCCGCCGGCTCCTGCCCGGCCGCGAGGACGACCCCGATCTCGACGACGAGCTCTCCCGCTGGGACGAGCGCGACTACCTCATCGCGCGCCTGCTCGAGTGCAAGACGTTCAAGGACGCGTCGCAGCACCTGCTCCAGGTCATGCAGGACGCGCAGCGCTCTCTGGCGCGCGTCGCGGGGCCCGAAGAGCCGTTCGCGTCGCTCGCGCCCGACCCGCTCGAGCGGGTCAAGCTCGCCGACTTCCTCGCAGCCGCACAGCGCGGGCTCGCGCCGAAGGTCGAACCCGAGGTCCGCACCGATCACGTCGCGCCGGTGCGCGCGAGCGTGCGCGAGGCGATCGAGACCGTGCTCGCGCTCCTGCCGGAATCGGGCGCGGTCGATTTCCGCGACCTCGTCGTCGGCACGAGTGAGCGACTCGAGATCGTGGTGCGCTTCCTCGCCTGCCTCGAGCTGTACAAGCAGGGTCTCGTCGACCTCGAGCAGCTGACGACGTTCAGCGAGCTGCGCGTGCGTCCGCTCGCGATCGGTGAGCGCGCGGGCATCGACCTCGTGATCGATCCCGACTGGGACGACGAGCCGCTCGAGATGACGATCGTCGACGAGCTTGCCGGCGAGGAGCTCGCCGGCGAAGCACCGGCGGCCGAATCCGACGACGAACATGCCCACGTCGCCGAGGTACGCGCGTGA
- the scpB gene encoding SMC-Scp complex subunit ScpB, whose amino-acid sequence MSDGEHEPEAPSTDSEARRAIEAVIMAAPEPVAPDLLAQLVEISHTAVEEICDALAQEYARDGRGFVLARVAGGYRFQTHPDLHAYVERFVLEGQHARLSPAALETLAIIAYKQPIGRAQLSAIRGVNVDATLRTLVQRGYVEEVDHEPTPGNPARFGTTALFLQRLGVNSLTDLPSLGDFIPDAGVVEALERGLRIPDAGAPLALDDEDEEGTVAVEHAEGVTSDR is encoded by the coding sequence GTGAGCGACGGCGAGCACGAGCCCGAAGCGCCATCGACCGACTCCGAAGCGCGCCGCGCGATCGAGGCCGTGATCATGGCCGCGCCCGAGCCGGTTGCGCCCGACCTCCTCGCGCAGCTGGTCGAGATCTCGCACACCGCCGTCGAGGAGATCTGCGACGCGCTCGCTCAGGAGTACGCGCGCGACGGACGCGGTTTCGTGCTCGCGCGCGTCGCCGGCGGCTACCGCTTCCAGACCCACCCGGACCTGCACGCGTACGTCGAGCGCTTCGTGCTCGAGGGCCAGCACGCGCGCTTGTCGCCGGCCGCGCTCGAGACGCTTGCGATCATCGCCTACAAGCAACCGATCGGCCGCGCGCAGCTCTCCGCGATCCGTGGTGTGAACGTCGACGCGACCCTGCGCACGCTCGTGCAGCGCGGCTACGTCGAAGAGGTCGACCACGAACCGACTCCCGGCAATCCCGCGCGTTTCGGCACGACCGCGCTCTTCCTGCAACGCCTCGGCGTGAACAGCCTCACCGACCTGCCGTCGCTCGGCGACTTCATCCCCGACGCCGGTGTCGTCGAGGCGCTCGAACGCGGTCTACGCATCCCCGACGCCGGCGCGCCCCTGGCGCTCGACGACGAGGACGAAGAGGGCACGGTCGCCGTGGAGCACGCCGAGGGCGTCACGTCCGATCGCTGA
- a CDS encoding pseudouridine synthase, producing MSESEGDRLQKVLARAGLGSRRVCEVLIAAGRVTVDGEVAMLGRRVALGARVEVDGVPVPIAADLVTYLLNKPTGVVTTTSDPQGRATVSALVPASPRVFPVGRLDYDSEGLLLLTNDGELTQLLTHPRHGVPKAYLAEVIGVPSAGELRRLREGVELDDGMTAPARVAIVARRDDSAAVEIVIHEGRNRQVRRMCEAIGHPATRLVRTRIGPLSDARLAPGAWRVLDAPEVHALYAAAAVGGPRDAPR from the coding sequence GTGAGCGAGTCCGAGGGCGATCGACTGCAGAAGGTGCTCGCGCGCGCCGGCCTCGGGTCGCGGCGCGTGTGCGAGGTCCTCATCGCCGCGGGACGGGTGACGGTCGACGGCGAGGTCGCGATGCTCGGCCGGCGGGTTGCCCTGGGGGCGCGCGTCGAGGTCGACGGCGTTCCGGTGCCGATCGCGGCCGACCTCGTGACGTACCTGCTCAACAAGCCCACCGGCGTCGTCACGACGACGAGCGATCCGCAGGGACGGGCGACGGTGAGCGCGCTCGTGCCGGCCTCGCCGCGCGTGTTCCCCGTCGGGCGGCTCGACTACGACAGCGAAGGCCTGCTGCTGCTCACGAACGACGGCGAGCTCACGCAGTTGCTGACCCACCCGCGTCACGGTGTGCCGAAGGCGTATCTCGCCGAGGTGATCGGCGTGCCGAGCGCCGGGGAGCTGCGGCGGCTGCGCGAGGGCGTCGAGCTCGACGACGGCATGACCGCGCCCGCGCGCGTTGCGATCGTCGCCCGGCGCGACGACTCGGCCGCGGTCGAGATCGTGATCCACGAAGGTCGCAACCGGCAGGTCCGGCGGATGTGCGAGGCCATCGGGCATCCCGCCACCCGGCTCGTCCGGACGCGCATCGGACCGCTCAGCGACGCGCGGCTCGCGCCCGGAGCGTGGCGCGTGCTCGACGCACCCGAGGTTCATGCGCTGTACGCGGCGGCCGCGGTCGGAGGACCGCGCGACGCCCCGCGGTAG
- the trpS gene encoding tryptophan--tRNA ligase has product MTRVFSGIQPSGEMQLGNYVGAVRRWVDGQPAAGSAEAASHSSIHCVVDLHAMTVGYDPATLRQRTREVATLLFAAGLDPARSVVFVQSQVAAHTEGTWILECVATYGELRRMTQFKEKSEGQDSSTAGLLVYPVLMAADVLLYDTDEVPVGDDQRQHVELTRDLAIRFNHRFGDTFVVPKATFPKIGARIMDLQTPTNKMSKSAASPQGTVLVLDRPEVIAKKLKSAVTDSGSEIRYDTEEKPGVSNLLDLYAVATGATRDDAVDHFAGSGYGALKTTVADAIVEFLRPVRERYDELARDPGEVDRLLAQGAGIAEAIAGGVLERVRAACGLIPRVIRPV; this is encoded by the coding sequence ATGACTCGTGTCTTCTCGGGGATCCAGCCGTCGGGTGAGATGCAGCTCGGCAACTACGTCGGGGCCGTTCGCCGCTGGGTCGACGGGCAGCCGGCAGCCGGTTCGGCCGAGGCCGCCAGCCACTCCTCGATCCACTGCGTCGTCGATCTGCACGCCATGACCGTCGGCTACGACCCGGCGACGCTTCGCCAACGCACACGGGAGGTCGCGACCCTGCTGTTCGCGGCCGGGCTCGACCCCGCGCGCTCGGTGGTGTTCGTGCAGAGCCAGGTCGCCGCGCACACCGAGGGCACGTGGATCCTCGAATGTGTCGCGACGTACGGCGAGCTGCGGCGCATGACCCAGTTCAAGGAGAAATCGGAGGGCCAGGACTCCTCGACCGCCGGGCTGCTCGTCTACCCCGTGCTCATGGCCGCCGACGTGCTGCTCTACGACACCGACGAGGTGCCCGTCGGCGACGACCAGCGCCAGCACGTCGAGCTCACGCGCGATCTCGCGATCCGGTTCAACCACCGGTTCGGCGACACGTTCGTCGTGCCCAAGGCGACGTTCCCCAAGATCGGGGCGCGGATCATGGACCTGCAGACTCCGACCAACAAGATGTCGAAGTCCGCGGCCTCACCGCAGGGCACGGTGCTCGTTCTCGACCGGCCCGAGGTGATCGCGAAGAAGCTGAAATCCGCGGTCACCGACAGCGGCAGCGAGATTCGTTACGACACCGAAGAGAAGCCGGGGGTCTCGAACCTCCTCGACCTCTACGCGGTCGCGACCGGCGCGACCCGCGACGACGCGGTCGACCACTTCGCGGGTTCGGGCTACGGCGCGCTGAAGACCACGGTCGCCGACGCGATCGTCGAGTTCCTCCGGCCCGTGCGTGAGCGCTACGACGAGCTGGCGCGCGATCCCGGCGAGGTCGACCGGCTGCTCGCGCAGGGCGCAGGGATCGCCGAGGCGATTGCGGGTGGCGTGCTCGAACGCGTGCGCGCCGCGTGCGGCCTGATCCCCCGCGTCATTCGCCCCGTCTGA